GAAATATAACtagatttttttatcaaattatcagCTTTATTGATTTCTGCTGTACTTACCTCAATAAGCATTATTGAGGGACATTTTGAACTCAgaacatttttaaatacatttaaATCTGTCACATCTTTTCCTTCAGCCACGGCTTGATCGGCAAACCTCTTTAAGGTGCCACCAACACCATCCGGTGCTTCTTTGCTATGCCCAGGCTCAGAATAATTCcaagtaaaattatttatacctggtaaaaaatattttaaatgatGAGAAACAATGTGGAagataaatttgtttttgtattgGTCAACTGGGCTGTCCCTCAGAAGGTGTACAGTATGGATGTTCGGTCTATGAATTTCAAGCCAATCGAATATTGGTTCAAGATGAGCCCATACTGTTATTGAGTCATGTCGAATATTATTGGAAAGAGTACAGAAAGATTGTACTTTAACAGTattatcagaatttttcaagtataacACGCCAGTATGCAGCGTGACTTGCTGCCGACCACTACGGAAGTGAActgcttgaatttcttttctgtatttgcaacaataattttcactAAAATCAATGTGGATAAGCACTTCATttgttgacaaatttttttttaactgtgTCATCACTTAAATTGGTACTGATGTGCAATATTTACAGCATGTAgcaaaaatgatttcaatgtATCTTCTAATACtaaaattaattctttcaAAGTAACAGTTATTTCCTTCTTCAGAGGCTTATGCACTGTTTTCGTCTTACCATATTTTTCACACGTTGCATTTTCATACATTCATTGTCGATAAATAACAGTTTTAGTAGCTTGCGGAAGGTTGTATTCTACAGCCTTGTCTTTACAATTTATACATTCTCTAAATAAACATTTGGTACAGTAAATATCACATGTTATATCTGATAACAAACTTAGAATGTTATTGTTAGATTAGGTTGGAAAAACGAGTTTTACTTGAAgaataatttgtttaatttattgtataaacgtattgaaaatattataaatcttTCTCTTCTCAAGCATGCATCTAGactagacaaaaaaaaaaaaaacgatgaaagaaaaatgcgCGTCTCTCTCGACCGCAGCGCTTTGTGCGGTGTGTGCCAGAAATGCACGTCTGTACAGTCGGTAACAGAAACATGCTTAACTTAACTAGCTTTAACACTACCGCCGTTCGAATGTTTCTCGTTCGCCGTTATCATGTTCAACTTATAACATAGATCTCTGAAACGGTCTCGCGGCAGCGCTTTTGTAAATATGTCCGCTCTTTGGTTTTCAGATGGAACGTATTCAACTacgatttctttttcgttcGCTTTTTCGCGGATGAAGTGAAAGTGAACATCTGTATGTTTTGTCCTTTTGTGAAAGACTGGGTTTCTGACTAGTTGTATTGCGCTTTGATTATCGACGTAAAGTGTTGTCTCCTTGTCGCAGGGACACCCGATGTCCAACAATAACTTTCTGATCCAGACTAATTCACGAGCAGCTGTTGATTCAGCTATGTACTCGGCCTCTGTCGTGCTTAATGTTACCAGTCTTTGCCGCTGTGATGACCACGTTATGGCTCCGTTTGCAAGGCAGAAAACGTACTTCGTGGTCGACCTTCGCGTTTCTAGGTCCCAGGCGTAGTCGGTGTCCGAAAAACCTATGAGCTTCGCTTCGCTACCGCCGCTTCGGTACTCGATGCCATAATCAACCGTGTTTTTCAAGTACGCGAATATTCTCTTTACCGCTTGCCAATGAGATGAGTTATGTTCATTTATGTTATGTTATGTTCATACCGAATTTCTCGATTATTTTCTTTGTGTACGCGCTTTGACGAATCATAATTTGACCCGTTTCTCTGTTATGTTCGATCTGTAAACcaacaaaaatatttgactCTCCGATCGTTATTCTAAAGGTTTCACTTAATCGTCTGATGATTGTCTTAAGGGGGGAGCCTGCTTTAGAGGCTTCAAAaagtctattttttttttctgcataaATGTCTTCCCAAACTATCCAAGAATGTGTCCCTAAAATTTCAGACGagaattcgaaatattttcggagttacagaagaaataGTGAGCAAGCGTCGAGTAGGTATACGAGcggttttttgaagttttgaaccagttttttgaagagtcTGAAGGGTAACTCTATGGACCAGGAATCACTGATTAGCATATTAATGCGGTAAgttcaagaaaattacgattttttatatacgaaaactttgacgcatgatttttcggtttttcatttttacgatttttcctaattgGCGGGAAAGATTGGGAAAAAACTAAACGTCCTTTCGAAACGagacaaattgcattgtactcgggattaaattttcttctagTTGAACCTAAAAAACCTTAAGAAAGTTAAGATTAACCCACTTTTTAAACAAtgtaaagtgaattttttttttaatttgcgaaaaattgttgaatttttcactttttgttcaattttcttgGATTAACTAGAAGCTATATTAttgagaagtaaaaatttttttgggttCTTTGTTTCAGATGGAAATTGCGACCTGCACCTTTTCCGCCGCACAACAAATGCACACTCGAGACGCCTCGGTGAAATGCTTGTACCAGGCATAATATGACATATAtcttaatgaaaaaatttaagaagaCTGCTGaaatatataacaataaaacCTGGCAGTTTCGTTTCAATCGgatatttctttccttctcaaaaaaatccttgaaaaaatcgattttgtgAAGCCTCTAAAGCAGGCTCCCCCCTTAAGGGTCTCTACATTGTCTGAGGCTACTAGCCTGTCATTGATGAACAGTGCCAGATCCACTTCGTGGGTTTTAACCTTTCCGGTAAACACGCATTTATCTGCTTCGTACTCTTTAAGATTAAATTCActtaaaaactttttgaatCTTTGATTCCAGCAACGTGGAGCTTGCTTGAGTCCGTAGAGGGATTTCTCCAGCCTACACACGACGTTCTCAGGGTCTTCTTCCAACTTCAGTCCTTCcggaattttcataaatattgtTTCTTCCAGCTTTCCATATAAGAAGGCAGTTTGAATGTCGAACTGCATTACTTCGAGATTTTTCGCTGCTATTGTAGCTAACAAGATCCTAAGCCAGTTATACCTCACGACCGGAGAGAATGTTTCCTTGAAATCGATTCCTTCTCGTTGTTGGAAACCTCTCGCGCACAGTCGAGGTTTGAAGCGGTGTGACTTCCCGTCAACGTCTGTCTTCCGTCGAAAAACCCATTTTGAATCAATCAGTTTCATGTCTGGTGTTTTTGTTACGATTTCCCACGTACAATTGTCTTCATGAGCTTTAAATTCTTCATGGATCGCACTTGCCCACTGCGTGGCTTCAGTGCTCTTCGTTGCTTCTTCGTATGTTAACGGGACCAGATATTCGGCCACTTTTGCATCGTGTCTGTACCTTCTCGGGGTTTGAATTATATTTCGATCTCGCAGGACTCTTTGATCTTTGCGTTCTTGCTCGTTCTCTCGTGCGTTACCTTCGTTGCAGTCTTCTTCTCGTTCTCTGATATTGACGTTGTTTTCTTCGTCGTTAATCTCGTGCTCTTCTTCGTCGTTTTGATGTACCTCGTTCCTCGggagaaatatttcatatttgtCTTCTTTTTCGTTCGCTTCCACCGACGCGACGGCGAGCGAATGTTCTCGTTGAATACGACGTTTCAAACGATGCTGACTTTCTTCTTTTCGGGATCGTATACTCTGTACTTTGTTGTGTCTTCCGTGTATCCGACAAAAAACTTCTTGGCTGCTCGAGCGTTGAATTTTTGGGGGAATTGTTTTGGGGTGTGTACATACGAATCTGTTCCAAAAATTCGGAGTTGTTTTAAGTTTGGTACCTTCCCAGTCCAAGCTTCGTATGGCGTGACAGCTCCCCTCGTCCACACGGTTCGATTTAACACATATACCGCGCAGTTTGTTGCTTCCGCCCATAAAGTCAGTGACAGATTTTTTGCGATGATCATTGTACGGGCACTTTCAACGATCGTTCTGTTGTCACGCTCGGCCTTACCGTTTTGTTCCGGATTGTAGGGTGCTGTTGTTTCTCGTTTAATACCGCACTTTTCAAGGAATTTATCCATCTGCTCGTTATAAAATTCTCGGCCATTATCGATGCGGAGtgtcttcatttttcttccgaaTTTGTTCTCGAtcattctttcgaaaatttaaaacttttcGTATACTTCGGATTTTCGTTTCATAAAGTAGACGTGCCTGTAGCCGGTTGCTTCGTCTTTAAAGGTGAGGAAGTACCTTTATCCTCCGAGCGAGTCTGTCGACATCGGCCCACAGATATCGGAGTGCATCTTTTCCCCCGGATTTATTGTCTTGTCGCGTTCCAATTTCTTGTTAAACGGCAGCCTGTGCGTTTTTCTAAACCGATACGGCTCGCAGAAAACGTCACTTTTGTCTGTGAGTGTCACACCACTCACAAGTCCCTTTTCTGCTAGTTCACAAATTGCGCGCTTCCCGACGTGTCCTAGTCGCTCGTGCTACAAGGTTAAGTTTTCAGTGGCTACATTGGCTTCTTCGCCACTGCCTCGTTTCACAACCTTGAAAAGCATCCGATATATGCCATTGTTTTGCTTCATACCAGTCGCGAGTATTTCGCCATCGCGAGTTACGAGAGcttgattatttttgaaactcaCGCCGAATCCTTTTTGGGTGTACACTCCGACCAAGAATAGATTCTTTCGTAATTCAGACACGTATAATACGTTTTCGATTCTCGCGTCTAGCCACACTCCGTTGATCagttttttgatttcaacCGTGCCTTCACCGGCAATGTTGCAGTTTTGGTTATCGCCGAGCGATACTGTAGAACCCGTGTTATCCGACTTGTAATCGGACAGCCAATCGCGTCGGTAAGTCAGATGGCGCGACGCGCCACTGTCGATCAGCCAGACTTCACTCTGATCGGCAttcataattttcttctttgtccACAGCACATTCGCGCTTTCCGCACTTTTCGAGTCCGACGCCGCCGAACCGTCCGTTTCCCTCACGAACGCACAATCACGTGTTTTTCGGGCATCTTCACGTGACTTTCGCTTGTTTCGACAGCGACTAGCGAAGCGTCCCATGCCTTGGCATTCGTAACACTGCACTTCTTTCATGTCCCGTTTATTTTtagtctttttatttttagcaCTAGTCGATCCTTTTCCACAACGATTTTTGGCTGTCGCAGCCAGCGCTTCCGATGCTTCTACTTCACCGTTGAGCCTTGTGTCTTCTCTTATGAGCCGTTCCTGGAGGTTGTCCAGCGTTTGCCGTGCAGGATCTACGCTATCCCAGGCTACTTGAAGCGTGCTAGGCCGCGTGGTGAGGCTCGCCAGTATCTTTGCCATTATCGTGCCGTCCGACACATCTTCGCCGATGTCCTTGAGTTGACTGGCCATGTTTGTTACTTTTGCCACATGTTGAACTGCCGTGTCCGATTCACTCATTCGATATGCGTGGAACTTTTGTATTAGTCCCAGCTTATTAGTCGCGGTTTTCTGTTCACGAATTAGGCACAGTTTGTCCCACATTTCTTTCGCAGAAATACATGATACACACACTTGTTGCGTCTCTTCGAGATTCGATACTATTATAAACTTTGCCGTTGCGTTGTCCTTTATGTTTTTCTTCAACGCGGCTGCTTGATCGTTGCCTGCGGCCGGCTCCGTCCTCGTGCCGTCCACGACGTCAAGAATATCATTCATTACGAATAACGCATTTACCTGGGCTTTCCAGCCATGGAAGTTTGTTCCATCTGATGGGAATCGATATTAAATAATGTATTGTGGAACACGTTTTACATATATGCAAAAGTAGATTagattttattacaaatgagaaaaaattgtacaggAAAAAGAAGTGTGTTTTTATAGTCCAGTAGAGAGCGCGAGTGGTTGGTGTTAAATTGTGGTGTCCATAAGAAGAGTgggaaaatttgaatcataCTTTCCAACACTCCCTttgtgatttgaattttcctttttttatattattattgtgatgCGAGCATTCTTACTCCCATGCCGTTCGTACAAGTGTCGTGTTTTATGCGAGGTAATGCCTTCGTTAGCGAATCTGCTAGCATTTCTTTCGTTCcaatgaattttattgttacgTTGCCcttttcgatattttctttGATGAAGTGGTATCTTACGTCGATGTGCTTCGTTCGAGGTTTGTAAGCTGATGTGTGAGCTAGATCAATAGCTCCTCTGTTATCCATGTAGATGAGCGTGGGCTTCGTAATAGAAGCGGGGTCCAATTCTTGTATTAATTTCCGTAGACATAAAGCCTCTGGAACGGCTGCAGCGAGTGACATATACTCTGCTTCGCAGGTTAAGAGTGCGACGATGTGTTGTTTCTTTGAGCTCCATGATATTGCACCTCCTTGAAGAATGAAAACGTAGCCTGTGATAGATTTTCTATCTCCCTCGTCATTGGCCCAATCTGCGTCGCAATATCCAAAGATCTCGTTGTTTCCTTCTTTATTGTATTCTAAGCCAAGCTCCTTTGTCCCTTGCAGGTATCTAAATACTCGTTTGACTGCTTGCCAGTGAATTTTCGTTGCAATATTGTTGTAGGCGCTCAATGTGTATATCGCATAACTAATATCCTGTCTTGTTATTTGACTTAAGTACAGTAAAGCACCAATGGCTTCTTGATATGGGATATTTTCCGTTCCTTTGTCTTGTTCCGTCGAAATGTTATTCAGGATTTTGTTCGTGTCCATCGGGGTACTGACCGGTTTTGATTCTTGCATTCGGAATCTGTTCAGGATATTTTCTAGGTAGGTTTTTTGATTAATTTGTACCTTACCCTTTTTTTGCTCGATATTGGTTCCCAGGCAATACTTTATTTATCCTAGGTCcttcattttgaatttccttTTTAATCCttcgattatattttttttaatgtttctTCGTTTGAGAAAATTAGTAGATCGTCTACGTAGACTGCGATGATTATTATCTTGTCTTCTTGTTTCGAATAATAAACGCATTGATCTGCCCTTGATTTGTTGAGATTTAGACTTTTTAGTACGGAGTCCAATTTTTCGTTCCACGATCGGCTTCCTTGTTTTAATCCATAAATTGCCTTTTGTAGTTTACAGAcctgtttttcgttttctatATATGGCTCTGGTTGCCGaatataaatttcttcttctagATCTCCGTGAAGAAAAGCGGTTTCAACGTCTAAATGATTAACTTCGAGGTTATTTCTCGCAGTAAGTGCCAAGAGGTAGCGTATAGTGCTGTGTCTGACTAGAGGCGAGTATGTGTTGTTGTAGTCTATTCCTTCGATTTGGGCAAAACCTCTTGCTACCAGTCTTgccttgaatttttctggTAATCCTTCactgtttttctttatttcaaacaCCCAGTTTGTGTCAATTGGTCTCTTTTCTTTGGGTAGATCCACCAAATTCCAtgcttgatttttatttagtgAATCAATTTCTGAATCCATGgccttttttcaattttcttcattgGCTCCAGTCAAGGCTTCTTTCCAAGTAATCGGCTCTGATTCTTGAATGACTAGATACGATACATAGTCATCGAATTTTCTCGGTATGGTTTTTCTCGTAGAACGTCTTGGCGTTGTGATattatacaaaaacaaaaaggatATTAAATTTTAGGGATATGGATCCCTAAATCTGTGTACATCTACctacatatatctatactaACAAAACAGAAACACCAGGCGCATTACTACACATAATGGTTTAAAGCTATTTTCGCTCGAACGTTTTTCCGACCTATAGTCAGCTCCCTACCAGTACAATTCCTCCAGtgcaaaattacaattgtctTGGCAACTTATCTTGACCACCTGCTTTATCGATTGTTGGCTCTTTCCCTTAAACTCCAGGGAATCTCGGGTGGTGAGTTGGCGGAGAATTAATTTTTGGACTCGTCAGGTGGTCAAATCGATCGGGATATGCCGACGGCATACAGTCCACGTTGgcctcccttcctccctctTAAGTTGTTATGGATTGTCACCCAACTGGTCTCATCAACGTTcccggagagaaagagaaaaagatcCCGTTGTCACCGAAGATCTTCCCCCTTTCGCTGGCCAAGCGAGTACCGCGACCGTATCGGCAATTAACGCCACTGGGCGCCGCGTCACCTGTCTCCTCTCATATGACATTTTAGTGGCCTAATAAGGCCGCGAATATTCAAATTCCGCATCGCCACTTACATTTCCCTCTTTCTGTGCTGGGCGAACTTTTCGACCGGCgctgaattatttattacattcgCGAAAATAAACCTTCGCCCAATACCTTCTGATATTCGTTACTCATCTTTTCTAAGCCGTGTTACTCTTGCGCCTGGTATATTACACCCCACATTCAATCtcatattacaataataaagtCATCTTAAACTACTTAACTATATTACAATCATCTTAAATAACTACCTAAATATATTACCAATCTTTTCTGAGTCATATTACTCTCGTCCCTGGCGCTGTACACACGCCTCATTCATTCTTATATTACCATGATAAAGTCATCTTACCTAACTACCTAATTCTAATACAGTCATCTTAAATACATACCTAATGATATGACAATCATCTTAAATAACTATCCAATTATATTACAGGAGAATTTCGACAGACAACTTCGCCTCCCGCCTATCCAAAATTTGTTCATGCCTCCTCGTCGGACCCAGCAGCAGCAACGACAGGCTCATAGTATTTTCGTAGATTAAAGCGATTGTATGTACCAACCTCAGCAAGATCTCTCTTACGATCACCCAGAACGAATGCATTTTGCCCGGATATTCGGAGAATTTCGTACGGCCCTTCGAAGagatggaaatatttttttattactttatcgAATGCGTTCGAGAGATGCCTCACTCGCAACAACACCTTATCGCCAATAGATAACTCAATATTTGAAGCATGTTTTTGACCTCTCTTACGATTCTCGAAACTCTTTTGAATATTCGCGCGCGCTAACGATATCATATACTCGTGAGACAGGGCATGCGTTGGGGGGTAGCTGATAATTCTATGAATCTCCTCCTGGATAGGCTTCCCAAAATGTAGTTCTAATGGGGAGAATTTAGTGCTCTGGTGTACCGTCACCTTTAAAATCCTTTCTATATCTGGTATACTCGTATATTCGACCCGTTTCGTATGCCTAACGGCGCATAACGTTCGAAACAACCTCCCCAATTCGCGCACAACCCTCTCCGTGGGATTTGACTGTGGATGCCGAATCGAGCTATATAAGACTTTAATTTGATTCGCTTCTAGTTCTGCCTTCCAGAGGTGGGAGGTAAATTGCGTACCATGGTCAGAGAGAATTCTTTCGTGTTTGCCGAACTTCAGTATAAActgggtgaaaattttctttagcGTAGTTCTCACGGTCGCGTTTCTCATCGGATATAAGGTAACGAGCTTCGAAAATACATCCAGCATCACGAAAGTATACTGCATACCCCCTCGAGCCCTCGAGAGAGGTCCATAAAAATCCACCGTTACTAAGTCTTTAGGCTTCTCTGACGTTACACAACCGTATTCCCCCTCCATTGATATCGATAGATACTTCACCCTCTGACGCAGATCACAACTTGTTACAAATTTCTTTACTTGAGCAGCTAATCCCCTCCAATAATAGAATTTCTTTAAATGACTCTGAGTCTTATAGACTCCCGGATGACCGAGTTTTATATGTATAGCTTCAATTCATGATTTTCGGAGAATATCCGGGATTACGATTTTCCAATCGCCGATTTTTTCTTGGTGAAAAAGGATATTGTTATGTAGAAGATATTGGGACGGTCCGTCAGGATCATTCCGCCACTCATCAATCGTTTCCTTTATATTCAGATCCTCATTTTGTAACCTCCCTAGTTCCTTGAAACTTTGATGAACGTTACAATCGTAGTCTAAGAGAGCTATGGTCCAAAATGTAGGATCCTCAATGCCATTTTCTACCGGAAGAAAACATCGATGCAAGGCGGAAATAATTAACCTTTCTGACACCTCCTCTTCGAATTTTTCTCTCGGATTTCGGCTGAAAAAATCGGCTACTATGTTATCAATTCCATGACAATGCTCAACTACGAAATCATATTGCTGCA
Above is a genomic segment from Neodiprion pinetum isolate iyNeoPine1 chromosome 1, iyNeoPine1.2, whole genome shotgun sequence containing:
- the LOC138191406 gene encoding uncharacterized protein, which produces MQESKPVSTPMDTNKILNNISTEQDKGTENIPYQEAIGALLYLSQITRQDISYAIYTLSAYNNIATKIHWQAVKRVFRYLQGTKELGLEYNKEGNNEIFGYCDADWANDEGDRKSITGYVFILQGGAISWSSKKQHIVALLTCEAEYMSLAAAVPEALCLRKLIQELDPASITKPTLIYMDNRGAIDLAHTSAYKPRTKHIDVRYHFIKENIEKGNVTIKFIGTKEMLADSLTKALPRIKHDTCTNGMGVRMLASQ